The following proteins come from a genomic window of Candidatus Hydrogenedens sp.:
- a CDS encoding PilZ domain-containing protein, producing MVHNLNPEERRKYPRSKHGLKLPIESKGPGILNHVDNISANGVLCHTVQPIPLMTRMQIVVELPKPFEHRIQAEGVVVRCIKEELGDDHFKVGIVFTRINEKDQETIREFVETTLSKKDD from the coding sequence ATGGTGCATAATTTAAACCCTGAAGAACGTAGGAAATATCCCCGCAGTAAGCACGGGTTAAAACTTCCTATTGAATCAAAAGGACCGGGAATATTAAACCATGTGGATAATATCAGTGCAAATGGGGTTCTATGTCACACAGTTCAACCTATTCCACTGATGACGCGGATGCAAATCGTGGTAGAATTACCGAAACCATTTGAACACCGTATTCAAGCAGAAGGTGTTGTTGTTCGCTGTATAAAAGAAGAACTCGGAGATGACCACTTTAAAGTAGGGATTGTGTTTACTCGAATCAATGAAAAGGACCAAGAGACAATTCGTGAATTCGTTGAAACGACTTTATCTAAAAAGGATGATTAG